Proteins co-encoded in one Nitrospirota bacterium genomic window:
- a CDS encoding thioredoxin fold domain-containing protein codes for MKKVLEKRKDIAFYLKLFPLVKLHPKAYEKSMTIVCKKSLELLEDNFDGKKLPPPECKTKEIDENLKLGESLGITGTPAIIFPDGSIVPGAMAADALISRIDRKP; via the coding sequence ATGAAGAAGGTTTTAGAGAAAAGAAAAGATATAGCATTTTATCTGAAGCTATTTCCTCTGGTAAAGCTGCATCCGAAGGCTTATGAAAAATCAATGACAATAGTATGCAAAAAGTCCTTAGAACTTCTGGAAGACAACTTTGACGGCAAAAAACTTCCTCCTCCTGAATGCAAAACCAAAGAGATAGATGAAAATCTAAAACTCGGAGAAAGTCTCGGTATCACAGGCACTCCTGCAATTATATTCCCTGACGGAAGTATCGTCCCCGGCGCAATGGCTGCCGATGCCTTAATCTCGCGGATTGACAGAAAACCTTAA